Proteins encoded by one window of Sulfurospirillum barnesii SES-3:
- a CDS encoding universal stress protein, whose product MKPTLLVATDFSQNSTSVLKKALHLANVINASLHVIHVVETSFFTLKNKEYIRVQCLNKIAEAIPSFVPEYFHCLEGELKSTISHVAKEINATLIVIEDNQNKYIAEKIFIGSDMQNIIKKAGTPVLVFKNTLPSDYQSILLPTDLSEDSAFFIQGITELFPKAHLNLLHIWRVPVEFRLSLYGLDREDIAEFKKRCLADSKAELEAFVQSNHLPKERISTLLREDLDFETLKEINPELVAMHTTGAISLFAFNVLKESTADVLIYKLH is encoded by the coding sequence ATGAAGCCTACACTTTTAGTTGCGACAGATTTTTCACAAAACAGTACCAGTGTTTTGAAAAAAGCGCTCCATTTAGCCAACGTTATTAATGCATCATTGCATGTTATCCATGTTGTTGAAACCTCTTTTTTTACACTCAAAAATAAAGAGTACATTAGAGTACAGTGTTTAAACAAGATTGCTGAGGCAATTCCATCCTTTGTACCAGAGTATTTTCATTGCCTTGAGGGTGAACTCAAAAGTACTATTTCTCATGTTGCTAAAGAAATAAACGCTACACTCATCGTCATTGAAGACAATCAAAACAAATACATTGCAGAGAAAATTTTTATTGGCTCTGATATGCAAAATATTATTAAAAAAGCAGGTACGCCTGTGCTTGTTTTTAAAAATACTCTTCCATCAGACTACCAATCCATCCTTCTGCCAACCGATTTATCTGAAGATTCTGCATTCTTTATTCAAGGTATTACAGAGCTATTTCCAAAAGCGCATCTAAACTTGCTTCATATTTGGAGAGTTCCTGTGGAGTTTCGCCTCAGTCTTTATGGTCTGGATAGAGAAGATATTGCGGAGTTTAAAAAACGCTGCTTGGCTGATAGTAAAGCTGAATTAGAGGCATTTGTTCAAAGCAATCATCTTCCAAAAGAACGTATCAGTACTTTACTTCGTGAAGATTTAGATTTTGAAACACTCAAAGAGATTAATCCTGAACTTGTTGCCATGCATACAACAGGGGCGATTAGTCTTTTTGCCTTTAATGTGCTTAAAGAATCCACCGCCGATGTTCTTATCTATAAACTTCATTAA
- a CDS encoding helix-turn-helix transcriptional regulator, protein MSKQITEHDKIATRLALILQKLVAKERFTIEELCEEFNVNKRTIQRDVNERLAFLPIKKENGYYFAKSFAFGDLSFKDIQAFATLSGIKSLYPALTNEFIVDLLNIKTNQAYLIKSFNHESITNQQKSFETISAWILKHQQISCTYKNKQRVLNPYKLVNINGIWYLGADEDGTFKTFTFSKITKLKFLDTNFSENPEFVELLKKNEVTWFSNNTLEVTLQINSNVSEYFFRRALLPNQKIIEQNDDYLILSTKVSYEDELFSIVKYWLPHIKILQPTDLQTKFEKILEEYLSNNN, encoded by the coding sequence ATGAGTAAACAAATAACTGAACACGATAAAATAGCTACGAGATTAGCATTGATTCTGCAAAAACTGGTTGCTAAAGAAAGATTTACAATTGAAGAGCTATGTGAAGAGTTCAATGTCAATAAGCGAACTATCCAAAGAGATGTCAATGAGCGACTTGCATTTTTACCTATTAAAAAAGAAAATGGGTATTATTTTGCTAAGTCTTTTGCATTTGGAGATCTAAGCTTTAAAGACATTCAGGCATTTGCTACTCTAAGTGGTATAAAATCACTCTACCCTGCTTTAACCAATGAATTTATTGTGGATCTGCTTAATATCAAAACCAATCAAGCATATCTTATTAAATCATTCAACCATGAAAGTATTACAAACCAACAGAAATCTTTTGAAACTATCTCTGCATGGATTCTCAAACATCAACAAATCTCATGTACTTATAAAAATAAACAAAGAGTTTTAAACCCTTACAAGCTTGTCAATATCAATGGTATTTGGTATTTGGGTGCAGATGAAGATGGTACTTTCAAAACATTTACTTTTTCAAAAATCACCAAATTGAAATTTTTAGATACTAATTTTTCAGAGAATCCTGAGTTTGTAGAACTTCTCAAAAAAAATGAAGTAACATGGTTTTCTAATAATACTCTTGAGGTGACCTTACAAATCAATTCAAATGTTTCTGAGTATTTTTTTAGAAGAGCACTTCTTCCTAACCAAAAAATCATAGAACAAAATGATGATTATCTTATTCTTTCTACAAAAGTATCCTACGAAGATGAACTCTTTAGCATCGTCAAATATTGGTTACCACATATAAAAATTCTACAACCAACGGATTTACAAACTAAGTTTGAAAAGATTTTAGAGGAGTATCTCTCGAACAACAATTAA
- a CDS encoding nitrous oxide reductase accessory protein NosL: MFKRLGMVCFGLLFSSMLIAQEFSKVASNEPELIQKGEDKLYCPICGMNLKQYYKTSHGAILSDGTAKQYCSMRCLAADWEAIESRLVKVVVTDVVSEKLIDANKAVYVVGSKVPGTMSVVSKVAFEKEADALAFMKEYGGELASFESAFAKAKASLSDDVDEFIKKKQKGMYPMGEKIYHKACDKEKIHLHDFNTISELKFSLKKTKLCGELEEKELQAVSLYLWEILRLSEHNHTHKSVIHVEKDEKCPVCGMFVYKYPKWTARMSYEENGKKVSHAFDGVKDLLKFYHNPSKWGKYTKQNDAAYTILVSDYYTQEAIDGKSAFYVIGSDTYGPMGKEFIPFATLKSAQSFLKDHKGSEILSFDKISEALVYAQDK, from the coding sequence ATGTTTAAACGATTGGGTATGGTCTGTTTTGGGTTGCTTTTTAGTTCAATGCTAATTGCACAAGAGTTTAGTAAGGTAGCTTCCAACGAGCCTGAGCTGATTCAAAAAGGTGAGGACAAACTCTACTGTCCTATTTGCGGTATGAACTTAAAGCAGTACTACAAAACTTCACACGGGGCAATTTTAAGTGATGGTACAGCAAAACAGTATTGTTCTATGCGTTGTTTGGCTGCGGATTGGGAGGCGATTGAATCGCGCCTTGTTAAAGTGGTGGTCACCGACGTAGTGAGTGAGAAGCTGATTGATGCGAACAAAGCAGTTTACGTCGTGGGTTCTAAAGTGCCAGGAACCATGAGTGTGGTCAGTAAGGTGGCATTTGAAAAAGAGGCAGATGCGCTTGCGTTTATGAAAGAGTATGGCGGAGAGTTGGCAAGCTTTGAGAGCGCTTTTGCCAAAGCCAAAGCTTCTTTGAGCGATGATGTGGATGAGTTTATTAAGAAAAAGCAAAAGGGTATGTACCCTATGGGTGAAAAAATTTACCACAAAGCATGCGATAAAGAGAAGATTCATCTGCATGATTTTAACACGATTAGTGAGTTGAAGTTTTCTTTGAAAAAAACAAAACTCTGTGGTGAATTGGAAGAAAAAGAGCTTCAAGCGGTTTCACTCTATTTGTGGGAAATTTTGCGTTTGTCAGAGCACAATCATACGCATAAAAGTGTGATTCATGTCGAAAAAGATGAAAAATGTCCTGTGTGTGGAATGTTTGTCTATAAATACCCTAAATGGACGGCACGCATGAGCTATGAGGAGAATGGTAAAAAAGTGAGTCATGCGTTTGATGGGGTGAAAGATTTGCTCAAGTTTTATCACAATCCATCCAAATGGGGAAAATACACCAAACAAAACGATGCGGCATATACGATTTTAGTCAGTGATTATTACACGCAAGAAGCAATTGATGGCAAGAGTGCATTTTATGTGATAGGAAGTGACACCTATGGACCGATGGGAAAAGAGTTTATCCCTTTTGCAACGCTTAAAAGTGCGCAGAGCTTTTTAAAAGACCACAAAGGCAGTGAGATTTTGAGTTTTGATAAGATTAGCGAAGCGTTAGTTTACGCACAAGATAAATAA
- a CDS encoding site-specific integrase encodes MADILVKVNLPNVDCRNMYFINNDEIFSGKEITKAPTYIPRDYKLVLRITYVNQSCVRTQTKKTFDFSQKTTFLQALRQVSSQREILLTKLIEGSHKELKIKIPTLQQAWEEFMDMKKNQLSLNTLVSYKTFANKWILSQPDLAKAPIDKVTTRKLQSIVNGILDSGKSPRTAKSLKETLRPMFKRYVLDGTLKSNPADLIQIPKFDNQMSVELSDEKTKELYDILYNYPLEPFKSIFIWLTHGRRLNETLSLQWSDINLENNTYTIKYENNKVRKPMTYKLSKELIGTLEVLGIQSGNHYIFHAFSDKSRKMDKGTVRNHWDKVLKQLGVHLRIHDLRHLIGGTLVSSGRTLEQVASVLGHTSISVTKRYSKVRQEVAAESLEDFFSRVRK; translated from the coding sequence ATGGCTGATATTCTTGTAAAAGTGAATCTTCCAAATGTAGATTGTCGCAATATGTATTTTATTAATAATGATGAAATTTTTAGTGGTAAGGAAATCACAAAAGCGCCAACCTATATTCCTCGAGATTATAAGCTTGTACTACGCATTACATATGTTAATCAAAGCTGCGTGCGAACACAAACTAAAAAAACATTTGATTTTTCTCAAAAGACCACTTTTTTACAAGCTCTTCGACAGGTTTCTTCTCAAAGAGAAATACTATTGACAAAGTTAATAGAAGGCTCGCATAAAGAATTGAAGATTAAAATTCCAACTCTTCAGCAAGCATGGGAGGAATTTATGGATATGAAGAAGAATCAACTCTCCCTCAATACACTTGTTTCGTATAAAACGTTTGCTAACAAATGGATACTTTCTCAACCAGACTTAGCAAAGGCGCCCATTGATAAAGTTACAACACGTAAATTACAATCGATTGTTAATGGTATTTTAGATTCTGGGAAAAGCCCTCGTACTGCAAAATCGTTAAAAGAAACTCTTCGACCTATGTTCAAACGCTATGTATTAGATGGGACATTAAAATCAAATCCAGCAGACTTAATTCAAATACCAAAATTTGATAATCAGATGAGCGTTGAATTATCCGATGAAAAAACAAAAGAGCTTTACGATATTTTGTATAACTATCCGTTAGAGCCTTTTAAAAGTATATTTATTTGGTTAACGCATGGTAGAAGGCTTAATGAGACATTAAGCCTTCAATGGAGTGACATTAACCTTGAAAACAACACTTATACTATCAAATACGAGAACAATAAAGTCAGAAAGCCGATGACGTATAAATTGAGCAAAGAACTTATAGGAACACTAGAAGTTCTAGGAATTCAGAGTGGAAATCATTATATTTTCCATGCGTTCAGCGATAAAAGTAGAAAAATGGATAAGGGAACGGTACGTAATCACTGGGATAAGGTCTTAAAACAATTAGGAGTTCATCTTAGAATTCATGATCTAAGACACTTGATTGGTGGAACGTTGGTATCAAGTGGAAGAACACTAGAACAGGTGGCTTCTGTTTTAGGGCACACGTCTATTAGTGTGACAAAGCGGTATTCTAAAGTTCGTCAAGAAGTAGCAGCAGAGTCATTGGAAGACTTTTTTAGTAGAGTAAGAAAATAA
- a CDS encoding ATP-binding protein: MLEELFIKSREFIALNNQVYKRYFLITEPLEHRLSIIVGARGIGKTTTIAQYMSLHYKEHEALYVNLDDIQNTSQFSMTEIAEEFVLNGGKLLCFDEIHKYNSWSAELKNIYDRFGELKIIATGSSALQINQGSHDLSRRAIVYTMVGMSFREFLELHYGFEFSSYDLHNILENHVDIATEIKKMIEIKEHKIIPLFKNYLKYGYYPYYLSMPNITLFLQTLQQNINVSIESDLLYVYPKLNGTSIKKIKILLSIIIKSVPFEPNISDMKKAAEIADDRTLKEYLSKLDDAGLIKLLMRNALAMKSIDKPEKIYLANPNLMYTKEPDIGNLRETFFVNQLDNYYKIKRSLSDDGIFAGKSGDFYCEEKYTFEVGGKKKGFGQIKDTPDSYVVSDDLEIGIGHKIPLWLFGFLY, encoded by the coding sequence ATGTTAGAAGAACTATTTATTAAAAGCCGTGAATTTATAGCACTCAATAACCAAGTATATAAGCGTTATTTTTTAATAACAGAACCATTAGAACATAGACTTTCTATTATTGTTGGAGCAAGAGGTATTGGTAAAACAACGACCATCGCACAATATATGAGTTTGCATTATAAAGAGCATGAAGCTTTGTATGTTAATCTTGATGATATCCAGAACACCTCCCAATTTAGCATGACAGAGATTGCAGAAGAGTTTGTTTTAAATGGTGGAAAGCTGCTATGCTTTGATGAGATTCACAAATATAACTCTTGGTCAGCAGAGCTTAAAAATATTTATGATCGTTTTGGTGAACTTAAAATCATTGCTACAGGAAGCTCGGCTTTACAAATCAATCAAGGTAGCCATGATCTCAGTAGACGTGCTATCGTCTATACAATGGTAGGCATGAGCTTTCGAGAATTTTTAGAATTGCATTATGGGTTTGAATTTAGTTCTTATGATTTACACAATATTTTAGAAAACCATGTAGATATAGCAACAGAAATTAAAAAAATGATTGAAATCAAAGAGCATAAGATTATCCCTTTGTTTAAAAATTATCTCAAATACGGTTATTATCCTTACTATTTATCAATGCCCAATATAACATTATTCCTGCAAACCCTTCAACAGAATATCAATGTCTCTATTGAGAGTGACCTACTCTATGTCTATCCAAAACTCAATGGTACTAGTATTAAAAAAATCAAAATATTACTCTCTATTATTATCAAAAGTGTACCGTTTGAGCCAAATATCAGTGATATGAAAAAAGCTGCTGAAATAGCAGATGATAGAACGTTAAAAGAGTATCTTTCAAAACTAGATGATGCAGGGCTTATTAAACTTCTGATGCGAAACGCTTTAGCCATGAAGTCTATTGATAAGCCAGAGAAGATTTATCTCGCCAATCCAAATTTAATGTACACAAAAGAGCCTGATATTGGCAACTTGAGAGAAACGTTCTTTGTAAATCAATTAGACAATTATTATAAAATCAAACGAAGCCTTAGTGATGATGGTATTTTTGCAGGTAAGAGTGGAGATTTTTATTGTGAGGAAAAATATACATTTGAGGTGGGTGGCAAAAAGAAGGGATTTGGTCAAATTAAAGACACCCCTGATTCTTATGTTGTGAGTGATGATTTGGAAATAGGAATTGGACATAAAATCCCATTATGGCTCTTTGGATTTTTGTATTAG